In Oceanobacillus sp. FSL K6-2867, one DNA window encodes the following:
- a CDS encoding response regulator transcription factor, with translation MFKIMLVEDDASLFNEIKERLSQWSYDVYGVQDFNYVIQEFTAVKPDLVIIDIQLPKFDGFHWCRMIRSHSNVPIIFLSSRDHPTDMVMSMQLGADDFVQKPFHFDVLIAKIQAILRRVYNYNNEQTELRSWCGATVDYMKNTVSNHLGSLELTKNEMYILNVLIEQKNHIVTREELIKRLWDDERFVSDNTLTVNVNRLRKSLGKLGLGRFIETKIGQGYIAIEEAYPHD, from the coding sequence TTGTTTAAAATTATGCTCGTTGAAGATGATGCTTCCTTATTTAACGAAATTAAAGAACGTTTATCCCAATGGTCTTATGATGTGTACGGTGTTCAAGATTTCAATTATGTGATTCAGGAATTTACAGCAGTGAAACCTGATCTAGTCATTATTGATATCCAATTGCCGAAGTTCGATGGGTTTCATTGGTGTCGCATGATCCGCTCACATTCTAATGTCCCAATTATCTTCCTGTCCTCACGCGACCACCCGACAGATATGGTGATGTCCATGCAGCTCGGTGCAGATGACTTTGTCCAAAAGCCGTTTCACTTCGATGTACTCATTGCAAAGATTCAAGCAATTCTTCGCCGTGTGTACAATTACAATAACGAACAAACGGAGTTGCGGTCATGGTGTGGTGCAACGGTCGATTATATGAAAAACACCGTCAGCAACCATCTAGGAAGTCTTGAATTAACGAAAAATGAAATGTATATCTTGAATGTTTTAATCGAGCAAAAAAATCACATTGTCACTCGTGAAGAACTTATTAAACGTTTATGGGATGATGAACGTTTTGTCAGTGATAATACATTAACTGTTAACGTTAATCGACTGCGTAAAAGCTTGGGAAAGCTGGGGTTAGGACGCTTTATTGAAACAAAGATAGGACAGGGATATATCGCCATAGAAGAGGCCTATCCGCATGATTAG
- a CDS encoding N-acetyltransferase: MNLIIEQEQDTDYELTEVVVKTAFEHAEHSDKNEHKLVSRLRKSDAFIPALSLVAKEQDSNKILGHILLSEITIRNDHQSAESLALAPVSVLPEYQGKGMGRQLISEALNKARKLGYSSVIVLGHPEYYPKFGFKKASLWGIKAPFEVPDEAFMAIELSENSLCHISGVVEYSKAFFE; encoded by the coding sequence ATGAACCTTATAATTGAACAAGAACAAGACACGGATTATGAATTAACGGAAGTCGTTGTAAAGACTGCCTTTGAACATGCAGAACATAGCGATAAAAATGAACATAAACTAGTATCCCGACTTAGAAAATCAGATGCTTTCATTCCGGCATTATCTTTAGTGGCAAAGGAACAAGACTCTAACAAAATTTTGGGTCATATTCTTTTATCTGAAATCACAATCCGTAATGACCACCAAAGTGCTGAATCACTTGCCCTCGCCCCTGTTTCTGTCTTACCAGAATATCAAGGAAAAGGCATGGGCAGGCAATTAATTTCCGAAGCATTGAACAAAGCGCGGAAACTTGGATATAGCTCGGTTATAGTATTAGGACATCCAGAATATTATCCGAAGTTCGGATTCAAAAAAGCATCGCTTTGGGGGATAAAAGCACCTTTTGAGGTACCAGATGAAGCATTTATGGCAATCGAATTAAGTGAAAATTCTCTTTGTCATATTTCAGGTGTTGTTGAATATTCAAAAGCGTTTTTTGAATAA
- a CDS encoding TetR/AcrR family transcriptional regulator, with amino-acid sequence MVRQRLTQKERKKETQKLLLQSAVEIFAEFGFHRASVDKIAEHAGFSKGAVYANFNSKEDLFLALLERQIHLHANHIHQVIDQQESLSDFIEKMDTYSFSAREENRRWNMLHMEFLLYAMRDESVRKKWSNIIIQSVEQIARSIEKLLEKGKHKLTLSSEEAAWTILSLENGIAIFHYINESRVPSDLYGKALKEMFVTRQ; translated from the coding sequence ATGGTTAGACAAAGATTAACACAAAAGGAGCGGAAGAAAGAGACACAGAAGTTACTTTTACAGTCAGCCGTTGAAATTTTTGCCGAATTTGGCTTTCACAGAGCTTCTGTTGATAAAATTGCAGAGCATGCTGGCTTTAGTAAAGGGGCTGTTTATGCTAATTTTAATTCCAAAGAAGATCTCTTCCTGGCTCTATTGGAAAGACAAATACATTTACATGCTAACCACATTCATCAAGTAATAGACCAACAGGAATCACTTTCAGATTTTATCGAAAAAATGGATACATATTCTTTTTCTGCTAGAGAAGAAAATCGAAGGTGGAATATGCTACATATGGAGTTTCTTCTTTATGCAATGCGAGATGAGTCAGTCCGTAAGAAATGGTCCAACATAATCATTCAATCGGTCGAGCAAATTGCCAGATCCATTGAAAAATTGCTGGAGAAGGGAAAGCATAAGCTTACTCTTTCATCAGAGGAAGCTGCATGGACTATTCTTTCATTAGAAAATGGTATCGCTATATTCCATTATATTAATGAAAGCAGAGTTCCTTCTGATTTATACGGAAAGGCATTAAAAGAAATGTTTGTTACCCGACAATAG
- the cyoE gene encoding heme o synthase codes for MNQIQHFTNILAKTIKTGIIKSNLIPMFAGLTLSLYTYQISIFEKMPEIIFAFIGSIFVIGAAGAFNNVYDRDIDSIMKRTKNRPTVTGEIKPKAAIWLGIFMSVSGIAFLALTTTLAALLGFLGLFFYVFPYTMWSKRRTVYNTEIGSISGAMPPLIGWAAIYPDITHPAILGLFVITVIWQMPHFYSIAIRKHDEYTAANVPMLPVVKGIKRAYIQTNVYLIILVAISFLFGSLSIGLMLVALLLSLIWLGLSIFGYKKMDSERWAKAMFIYSLIHMTILFSTVIIYSLMGILFDL; via the coding sequence ATAAATCAGATTCAGCATTTTACAAACATTTTAGCCAAAACAATTAAAACAGGGATTATTAAATCAAACCTTATTCCAATGTTTGCTGGATTAACATTGTCCTTATATACTTATCAAATCAGTATTTTTGAGAAGATGCCTGAGATTATATTTGCTTTTATTGGTTCTATATTCGTAATTGGGGCAGCAGGAGCTTTCAATAATGTATATGACAGGGATATAGATTCCATCATGAAGCGAACTAAAAACAGACCAACTGTAACAGGAGAAATAAAGCCGAAAGCAGCAATATGGCTTGGTATCTTCATGTCTGTTTCAGGAATAGCGTTTCTTGCATTAACAACTACCTTGGCAGCATTATTAGGGTTTCTAGGTTTATTTTTTTATGTTTTCCCATATACGATGTGGAGTAAAAGAAGAACCGTTTATAATACGGAGATTGGTAGTATTTCTGGAGCGATGCCGCCACTTATTGGATGGGCTGCTATTTATCCAGACATTACACACCCAGCTATTCTTGGACTGTTTGTCATCACCGTTATCTGGCAAATGCCGCATTTCTATTCCATAGCTATTCGGAAGCATGATGAGTATACGGCTGCAAATGTACCCATGCTGCCGGTTGTGAAAGGAATTAAGAGGGCATATATACAAACTAACGTATATTTAATAATACTAGTTGCAATAAGTTTTCTATTTGGATCTTTAAGCATTGGGCTTATGTTAGTGGCACTTCTATTAAGTCTTATATGGCTGGGGCTAAGTATATTCGGCTATAAAAAGATGGATTCGGAGAGATGGGCAAAAGCCATGTTTATTTATTCATTAATCCATATGACAATTCTTTTTTCAACTGTCATTATATATTCCCTGATGGGGATTCTCTTTGACTTATAA
- a CDS encoding class I SAM-dependent methyltransferase, with amino-acid sequence MENNVFEQLAKKYDTEERMELAKIIVKEVRGALQNSKSKSLIDYGSGTGLIGLELSDLVDSILLVDSSEQMLEVAQAKIPRREITNANVLYSDFTQEVPKFKADIVLMSLVLLHIPDTQKILQALFNILNDGGKLIIIDFDKNDKINHPKVHNGFSHTELKEKLAEAGFKSTEMKTFYHGNRIFMKQDASMFISSSIK; translated from the coding sequence ATGGAAAATAACGTTTTTGAACAGCTTGCAAAAAAATATGATACAGAAGAAAGAATGGAATTAGCTAAGATTATCGTAAAGGAAGTAAGGGGCGCATTACAAAATAGTAAATCAAAATCTTTAATTGACTATGGGAGCGGGACTGGCTTAATCGGCTTAGAATTATCAGATTTAGTGGATTCCATTTTGTTAGTGGATTCATCTGAACAAATGCTGGAGGTTGCACAGGCTAAAATTCCCCGCAGAGAAATTACCAATGCAAACGTACTTTACTCCGATTTTACGCAGGAAGTTCCTAAGTTTAAAGCAGACATCGTTTTAATGTCTTTAGTCCTGCTTCATATTCCAGATACACAGAAAATTTTGCAAGCATTGTTCAACATTTTAAATGATGGCGGTAAGTTAATCATAATTGATTTTGATAAAAATGATAAAATTAATCATCCAAAAGTTCATAATGGTTTTTCGCATACGGAGCTAAAGGAAAAGTTAGCTGAAGCTGGATTTAAATCAACTGAAATGAAGACCTTCTATCACGGAAACAGGATTTTTATGAAGCAAGATGCATCTATGTTTATTTCCAGCAGTATCAAGTGA
- a CDS encoding polyprenyl synthetase family protein, which translates to MSEKTIINGDNAYHKAEQRAKAYFNSLKEQHANRSYVHALIKDFEIWKQHHVQRRSLLSTLTNKKQLDDYKFIQSLKMTGKLDPYLDRSISYIFMRDMGHALDSPATQKRIGRVVDRLKEQLTRKQANQDSMFSMTKLYRMAEKNGIESTFIWVTEKLNKITDNIPEGMDAEEAQRKLIKIIAGLVMQAIEEMGDDIIPEEKSAKLEQAIRLGYAYGLTYPFIDDLLDSNVLSEKEKNRYSELIRATLVTGIVPPLGEWTGKNGKHMRFIHSELKAAFELIQESLPAEDWEAFLEQAYVFYQSQEVERIKDLANKTYTNEELYLPVILKSSASRLIVRSIIDASEDAGIDQRTFYYGIYNQLADDFTDMADDRQGGRVTPYTYYLEHHKKRKDLINPFELYWTVIANFIHNVYNSDPKAREVILSRAINSLKRFKAKKGDQKYGQVMHLLFSGVPALQHTVDDLVQHATDVEFFDKLIRDRMIRNLRQDREERDAFVALARRLREDLNTILPISQKEKNALLDESVIEAANYSLGSTGKRLRPIITGFMSVEEYGLDKKSIQPLLKSLEYMHTASLIYDDLPAQDNADVRRGNPTLHQVYNTATAELTGLYLTQQAVAEQASLENFDTKNVLQLIHYSANVTADMCRGQAMDLQTKGEHLTLEQLNEMCFYKTGLGFEAALMLPAILAGASESEKEALKQFARHAGIAFQIKDDLLDVEGDPFELGKSPFRDKENNNSTFVSVLGVEAAKKELWMHYCLAMETLQTLNHKDPFLKHVLDYFVHRGY; encoded by the coding sequence ATGAGTGAAAAAACAATCATTAATGGGGACAATGCTTATCATAAAGCAGAGCAAAGAGCCAAGGCCTATTTTAATTCCCTAAAAGAGCAGCATGCTAATCGATCATATGTACACGCATTAATAAAGGATTTTGAAATATGGAAACAGCATCATGTTCAGCGCCGCTCGTTATTGTCCACCTTAACAAATAAAAAACAGCTGGATGACTACAAGTTTATCCAATCATTAAAGATGACGGGAAAATTAGATCCGTATCTGGATCGAAGCATCTCCTATATCTTCATGCGGGACATGGGGCATGCGCTTGACTCTCCTGCTACACAAAAACGGATTGGGCGTGTTGTCGATCGATTAAAAGAACAGCTTACGAGGAAACAGGCGAATCAAGATAGCATGTTCAGCATGACAAAATTGTACCGGATGGCAGAGAAGAATGGGATTGAGTCAACATTCATTTGGGTAACGGAAAAGCTAAATAAAATTACCGACAATATTCCAGAGGGTATGGATGCCGAAGAAGCGCAACGTAAATTAATTAAGATAATAGCTGGATTAGTCATGCAGGCAATAGAGGAAATGGGAGATGACATCATACCGGAAGAAAAGTCCGCCAAACTTGAGCAAGCAATTCGACTAGGCTATGCCTATGGTCTTACCTATCCGTTTATAGATGATTTACTCGACTCCAATGTATTGTCTGAGAAAGAGAAAAATCGCTATTCCGAGCTGATCCGAGCCACACTCGTCACAGGGATCGTTCCCCCGTTAGGTGAATGGACAGGGAAAAACGGGAAGCATATGCGCTTTATTCATTCCGAGCTGAAGGCTGCGTTTGAATTGATTCAGGAAAGTCTTCCCGCTGAGGACTGGGAAGCTTTCCTCGAACAGGCTTATGTTTTTTATCAATCACAGGAAGTCGAGCGTATAAAGGATTTAGCAAATAAAACATATACGAATGAAGAGCTGTATCTTCCGGTTATTTTAAAATCGTCGGCATCCCGTCTAATCGTTCGTTCAATTATTGATGCTTCTGAGGATGCCGGGATCGATCAACGGACATTTTATTATGGGATATACAACCAGCTTGCAGATGATTTTACCGATATGGCAGATGACCGGCAAGGCGGCAGAGTAACACCATACACCTATTACCTGGAGCATCATAAGAAGCGGAAGGATTTGATTAATCCGTTTGAGCTTTATTGGACGGTCATCGCCAACTTCATTCACAACGTATACAATTCTGATCCTAAAGCACGTGAAGTGATTTTATCTCGGGCAATTAATAGTTTGAAACGATTTAAAGCAAAAAAAGGAGATCAAAAATACGGGCAAGTGATGCACCTTCTTTTCTCAGGGGTTCCCGCGTTACAGCATACTGTCGATGATCTCGTGCAACATGCAACAGACGTGGAATTTTTTGATAAATTGATCCGTGATCGTATGATTCGTAACTTAAGACAGGATCGAGAGGAAAGGGATGCATTTGTCGCACTCGCACGACGTCTGCGCGAAGATTTAAATACCATCTTGCCGATTTCTCAGAAAGAAAAAAATGCCTTGCTTGATGAGTCAGTCATCGAAGCTGCAAATTATAGCTTAGGCAGCACAGGAAAAAGACTGCGCCCAATTATTACAGGCTTCATGAGTGTCGAGGAATATGGCTTGGATAAGAAATCCATCCAGCCGCTGCTAAAGTCGTTGGAATATATGCATACCGCTTCCTTAATCTATGATGACTTGCCAGCTCAGGATAATGCAGATGTTCGGAGAGGTAACCCCACCTTGCATCAGGTATACAATACGGCTACTGCAGAGTTAACCGGTCTTTATTTAACACAGCAAGCAGTGGCAGAGCAGGCATCTCTTGAAAACTTTGATACTAAAAACGTCCTCCAGCTTATTCACTATTCGGCAAATGTGACGGCTGACATGTGCCGGGGGCAGGCTATGGATTTACAGACAAAGGGAGAACATCTCACACTCGAGCAATTGAATGAGATGTGCTTTTATAAAACAGGGCTCGGGTTCGAAGCTGCCCTTATGTTGCCAGCAATTCTAGCAGGTGCAAGTGAATCTGAAAAAGAGGCATTAAAACAATTCGCACGCCATGCCGGGATTGCCTTCCAGATTAAGGACGACTTGCTCGACGTGGAGGGTGATCCATTTGAACTTGGTAAATCTCCATTTAGAGATAAGGAAAATAACAATTCCACGTTCGTCTCCGTTCTCGGGGTAGAAGCCGCAAAAAAAGAACTATGGATGCATTATTGTTTAGCGATGGAAACGTTGCAGACCTTAAACCATAAAGATCCATTTTTAAAGCATGTGTTGGATTATTTTGTCCACCGTGGGTATTGA
- a CDS encoding L-lactate permease: MIMENAGQTNVLALGIAEVSPPAVYAGLANVIGIIGAFMTLSNTSSNVLFSPLHGSVVI, encoded by the coding sequence ATGATTATGGAAAATGCAGGACAGACAAATGTACTTGCTCTTGGAATTGCGGAAGTATCACCACCAGCTGTTTATGCAGGATTAGCAAATGTCATTGGAATTATTGGTGCCTTTATGACATTATCGAATACATCATCGAATGTGCTGTTCTCGCCATTGCATGGATCTGTTGTGATTTGA
- a CDS encoding L-lactate permease, translated as MEGLSLPFVIAGQSTGGAIGNVFAPANIVLGTSTANAQGRESEVYKITLIFALLAGVGVSAVTVLLHFIGG; from the coding sequence ATGGAAGGCTTATCCTTGCCGTTCGTTATCGCTGGACAATCAACAGGTGGAGCAATTGGTAATGTCTTTGCACCAGCCAATATTGTATTGGGAACAAGTACAGCGAACGCACAAGGAAGGGAATCTGAAGTGTATAAGATTACGCTCATCTTCGCATTGCTTGCAGGTGTCGGCGTTTCAGCTGTGACTGTATTATTGCATTTTATAGGAGGTTAA
- the brnQ gene encoding branched-chain amino acid transport system II carrier protein: protein MQQKISYSTYSIIGTMLFGMFFGAGNLIFPIQMGQLAGTNFWPALIGFLITAIGLPFIGILAFGLSGSSGLRQLTSRVHPLFGVVFSVALYLTIGPFFAIPRTATVPFVVGFEPYINPAYGSLYLGIFSFLFFAIVYYFSLNPAKIIDYIGKYLTPAFLAFLFILIAIAIVKPMGQFARPIGDYSSLAFITGFKEGYNTMDALASLAFGIVVIHAIKGRGITNPKEIAKVTWKSGLFAMALMMLIYGLITYMGASSVSAIGTYDNGGLIFAAVAQHYFGSFGTILLAIIIVLACLKTSIGLITACSEFFNQLYPKISYKLFVLVLCLMSFFIANFGLTNIIQYAVPVLMLLYPLAIVLIILTLCSSLFEHKQRVYATALLLTFCVSLFDGYSTLVDSLPSASFNLFESIKMFYMDYLPLYDIGLGWMLPAIVGAVIGFFWPMRSKETAVQ, encoded by the coding sequence ATGCAACAAAAAATATCATATTCTACCTATTCTATTATCGGCACGATGCTGTTTGGAATGTTCTTTGGTGCGGGTAATTTAATTTTCCCAATACAGATGGGACAACTAGCCGGCACGAATTTTTGGCCAGCATTAATTGGTTTTCTTATAACTGCAATCGGTCTTCCATTTATAGGGATTTTAGCATTTGGTTTATCCGGGAGCAGCGGATTACGACAGTTAACCAGTCGAGTCCATCCACTATTTGGAGTTGTTTTCTCCGTGGCACTTTACTTAACCATTGGGCCATTTTTTGCTATTCCAAGGACAGCGACGGTACCTTTTGTAGTTGGCTTTGAGCCATATATCAACCCAGCATATGGCAGTTTATATCTGGGAATCTTTAGCTTTTTATTTTTTGCGATCGTCTATTATTTCTCTTTGAACCCAGCAAAAATTATTGACTATATCGGCAAATATTTAACCCCTGCATTTTTAGCGTTTTTATTTATCTTAATCGCCATTGCTATCGTTAAACCAATGGGACAATTCGCCAGACCAATTGGTGACTATAGCAGTTTAGCTTTTATAACAGGATTTAAAGAGGGTTATAACACGATGGATGCTCTAGCGTCTCTCGCGTTTGGTATTGTTGTAATCCACGCAATTAAGGGACGAGGTATCACCAATCCAAAGGAAATTGCAAAGGTCACATGGAAATCAGGCCTTTTTGCTATGGCGTTAATGATGCTGATTTATGGACTTATTACGTATATGGGGGCTTCAAGCGTATCAGCCATCGGTACATACGATAATGGCGGTTTAATCTTTGCCGCAGTGGCTCAGCATTATTTCGGATCATTCGGGACCATTCTATTGGCTATTATTATCGTACTAGCTTGTTTAAAAACGAGCATTGGACTTATTACTGCTTGCAGCGAGTTTTTTAATCAACTATATCCAAAAATCAGCTATAAATTATTCGTTCTGGTACTATGTCTGATGTCATTTTTCATTGCCAACTTTGGTCTAACGAATATTATTCAATATGCGGTGCCTGTATTAATGCTGCTGTATCCTTTAGCGATTGTTCTGATTATATTAACCCTTTGTTCTTCATTATTCGAACATAAGCAACGTGTTTACGCAACTGCATTGCTCCTTACTTTTTGCGTTAGTCTTTTTGACGGCTACAGCACGTTAGTCGATAGTTTGCCAAGCGCTTCTTTCAATTTGTTCGAATCCATTAAAATGTTTTATATGGATTATTTACCACTTTACGATATTGGGCTTGGCTGGATGTTACCAGCTATAGTTGGTGCCGTTATAGGCTTCTTCTGGCCAATGCGCTCTAAAGAAACTGCTGTTCAATAA
- a CDS encoding YvrJ family protein, protein MEAWIAFLTEVGFPVAVTFYLLHRIEGKLNQLIASIHALPEKMDKLKAYYKDQA, encoded by the coding sequence ATGGAAGCGTGGATAGCTTTTCTGACCGAAGTTGGATTCCCAGTTGCCGTTACGTTTTATTTACTGCACCGCATCGAGGGAAAGCTGAATCAGCTGATAGCATCGATTCATGCACTGCCAGAAAAAATGGACAAACTAAAAGCCTATTACAAAGACCAAGCATAA
- a CDS encoding DUF2922 domain-containing protein, giving the protein MRRLELKFTNQDGKTVTYTLDKPIEPADPAAINAAMDTIIEQNAFTSGGGDLVAKHSARISESTVEEIDLGQ; this is encoded by the coding sequence ATGCGCCGATTAGAGCTGAAATTTACCAATCAGGACGGGAAAACTGTTACGTACACATTGGATAAGCCGATTGAACCAGCTGATCCTGCTGCTATTAATGCAGCAATGGATACAATCATCGAACAAAATGCCTTCACATCGGGCGGCGGCGATTTAGTTGCTAAGCATAGTGCACGTATTTCAGAAAGCACGGTCGAAGAAATCGACTTAGGGCAATAA
- a CDS encoding DUF1659 domain-containing protein, giving the protein MAIADLTKSSLQLVLQDGTDSESGSPILKNKSFNNVKTSATAEQLLTIATAFASLQERPLHTINRRDTTDIREG; this is encoded by the coding sequence ATGGCAATTGCAGATCTAACAAAATCTTCCCTGCAGCTTGTGCTTCAAGATGGGACTGATTCTGAGTCCGGGTCTCCTATTTTAAAGAACAAAAGCTTCAACAATGTCAAAACAAGTGCAACAGCAGAGCAATTACTTACCATTGCAACAGCTTTTGCAAGCTTGCAGGAACGCCCATTGCACACGATTAACCGCCGTGATACAACAGACATTCGTGAAGGGTAG
- a CDS encoding GNAT family N-acetyltransferase has product MRIREIEEKDNQKMERIIKRSLESFNLDIPGTAYFDPQLSSLAQFYKEQKNAKYWVAVNEQDEVVGGVGIAPFGQKKGICELQKLYITPVAQGMGLSRELMRVAIDYAKRHYTQCYLETLKKLEAANALYSKLGFQQLEKALEGSEHNAMEVWYIKELS; this is encoded by the coding sequence ATGCGGATTCGTGAAATTGAAGAAAAAGATAATCAGAAAATGGAGCGAATAATTAAACGCTCATTGGAGTCATTTAACTTAGATATCCCAGGAACAGCCTATTTTGACCCCCAGTTGAGCAGTCTGGCGCAATTTTACAAAGAACAAAAAAATGCTAAGTATTGGGTTGCGGTGAATGAACAGGATGAAGTCGTAGGCGGTGTGGGTATTGCCCCATTTGGACAGAAAAAGGGGATATGCGAGTTGCAAAAGCTTTACATTACACCTGTTGCTCAAGGAATGGGTCTGTCGAGGGAGTTAATGAGGGTAGCAATCGATTACGCAAAAAGGCATTATACACAATGTTACCTAGAGACGTTAAAGAAACTCGAAGCAGCTAATGCCCTATACAGCAAATTAGGCTTTCAGCAGCTTGAAAAAGCACTGGAAGGCTCGGAACATAATGCAATGGAAGTTTGGTATATAAAGGAATTATCGTAA
- a CDS encoding RNA polymerase alpha subunit C-terminal domain-containing protein: MTATEKICPNGHTYYKSSDCPTCPVCEQKRKPKEGFLSLLSAPARRALEHEGITTVQQLSNFTEKEILKLHGIGPASLPKLRAALEAKRLSFKGQ, translated from the coding sequence ATGACAGCAACAGAGAAGATTTGTCCAAATGGGCATACATATTATAAAAGCAGTGACTGCCCAACATGCCCTGTTTGTGAACAGAAACGGAAGCCGAAAGAAGGATTTTTATCTTTACTTTCTGCTCCTGCACGACGCGCATTAGAACATGAAGGAATAACAACCGTACAACAGCTATCAAATTTTACGGAGAAAGAGATTTTAAAGCTTCATGGGATAGGGCCAGCTTCCTTACCGAAGTTGAGAGCAGCTTTGGAGGCAAAGCGTTTATCGTTTAAAGGTCAGTGA
- a CDS encoding YebC/PmpR family DNA-binding transcriptional regulator, giving the protein MGRKWNNIKEKKASKDKNTSRIYAKFGREIYVAAKQGEPDPESNQALKVVLERAKTYSVPKHIIDRAIEKAKGGSEENYDENRYEGFGPNGSMVIVDTLTNNVNRTASEVRAAFGKNGGNMGVSGSVAYMFDHTAVFGVEGKTEDEVLELLMEADVDVRDIAEEDGSVIVYTEPDQFHAAQEAFKSIGITEFTIAELTMLAQNDVELPEADQDQFEQMIEALEDLEDVQNVYHNVDLGE; this is encoded by the coding sequence ATGGGACGTAAATGGAACAATATTAAAGAAAAGAAAGCATCAAAAGATAAGAATACAAGTCGGATTTATGCAAAATTCGGCCGGGAAATCTATGTTGCAGCCAAACAAGGCGAACCAGACCCCGAATCCAATCAAGCTTTAAAAGTAGTGCTCGAGCGAGCAAAAACATATAGTGTACCGAAGCATATTATCGATCGCGCAATAGAAAAGGCAAAAGGCGGTTCAGAAGAAAATTATGATGAGAATCGTTATGAGGGCTTCGGACCAAACGGATCAATGGTTATTGTTGATACGCTAACCAACAATGTTAACCGTACCGCATCAGAGGTCCGTGCTGCATTTGGTAAAAACGGTGGAAATATGGGTGTCAGTGGATCTGTTGCCTATATGTTTGATCATACAGCTGTCTTTGGTGTAGAAGGTAAAACAGAGGATGAAGTGCTTGAACTGTTGATGGAAGCAGATGTTGACGTCCGTGATATCGCTGAAGAAGATGGATCTGTGATTGTTTACACGGAGCCGGATCAGTTCCATGCGGCACAGGAGGCATTTAAATCCATTGGCATTACCGAATTCACGATTGCAGAGCTAACAATGCTTGCGCAAAATGATGTAGAGCTTCCTGAAGCAGATCAGGATCAATTTGAGCAAATGATCGAAGCATTAGAGGATCTAGAAGACGTGCAAAATGTTTATCATAATGTTGATTTAGGAGAATAA